A region from the Dehalococcoides mccartyi CG5 genome encodes:
- a CDS encoding RluA family pseudouridine synthase — MKTFKLVAETAGERLDKYITQKESGLSRSFIQELVSSGHILVNNQSAKPSLRLKTGDTITIEIPPETPSELKAEDIPLEIIFQDKDLLLINKPPGLTVHPAPGHPDHTLVNGVLALEPEMEDFDDPLRPGIVHRLDKDTSGLLLVAKNRQALANLSAQFKERTIRKYYLALVKGELRPAEGFIEAPLGRDPQNRQKIAVVSDGRHARTGYKVLRYIQGYSLLEVKLETGRTHQIRVHFAAIGHPVAGDAVYGQKESWVKRQFLHAHRLSFALPSNGQVVEFTSPLPPDLEEALKILETPS, encoded by the coding sequence GTGAAAACGTTTAAACTGGTAGCCGAAACTGCCGGCGAAAGACTGGATAAATATATTACCCAAAAGGAATCAGGGCTTTCCCGCAGTTTTATTCAGGAACTGGTGAGTTCAGGTCATATACTGGTAAACAACCAGTCTGCCAAACCCAGCCTGAGGCTTAAAACCGGCGATACAATAACTATAGAAATCCCTCCCGAAACCCCCTCTGAACTTAAAGCCGAAGATATACCGCTGGAAATAATCTTTCAGGATAAAGACCTGTTGCTTATAAACAAGCCTCCCGGACTTACCGTACATCCTGCCCCCGGTCACCCTGACCACACACTGGTAAACGGGGTATTGGCACTGGAACCTGAAATGGAAGATTTTGATGACCCTCTTCGCCCCGGAATAGTCCACCGTCTGGATAAAGATACCTCCGGACTGCTGCTGGTAGCTAAAAACCGTCAGGCACTGGCCAACCTGTCTGCCCAGTTTAAAGAACGGACCATACGCAAGTACTATCTGGCACTGGTAAAAGGTGAACTGCGGCCTGCCGAAGGGTTTATTGAAGCCCCTCTGGGGCGTGACCCCCAAAACCGCCAGAAAATTGCAGTGGTGTCTGACGGGAGGCATGCCCGTACCGGGTATAAAGTACTGCGGTATATTCAGGGATACAGCCTGCTTGAAGTCAAACTTGAAACCGGCCGTACCCACCAGATACGTGTCCATTTTGCCGCCATAGGCCACCCGGTGGCAGGTGATGCAGTTTACGGCCAAAAGGAATCCTGGGTAAAACGGCAGTTCCTTCATGCGCACCGCCTTAGCTTTGCCCTGCCTTCAAACGGGCAGGTAGTGGAGTTCACCTCCCCTCTTCCGCCGGATCTGGAAGAAGCCCTGAAAATACTGGAAACCCCCTCCTGA
- a CDS encoding winged helix-turn-helix domain-containing protein: protein MRLDRRRSSIEIIADMLRLGEAGKTEIMYSVNMSYFQLQKYLNFMLERELIDRVQLGNPSVTYRVTAKGLELLRSIDNILDTLDLKDNEQDEA from the coding sequence ATGAGATTAGACCGCAGACGTTCTAGTATAGAGATTATCGCTGACATGCTCAGGCTGGGTGAAGCCGGCAAGACTGAGATCATGTATAGCGTCAATATGTCTTATTTCCAGCTTCAGAAATATTTGAACTTTATGCTGGAGAGGGAGCTTATTGACCGTGTACAGCTTGGCAACCCCTCTGTTACCTATAGAGTAACCGCCAAGGGGCTTGAACTTTTGCGCAGTATTGATAATATATTAGACACACTGGACCTTAAAGATAATGAACAGGACGAAGCCTAA
- a CDS encoding methyltransferase family protein: MFYVFIGAVGFSLVHIFDFVALKRLPLLKPVLWLSGSALLLYSGFMVCFNGDSLALPVWLSAAGWVVFAIGIYFFLYSLFINLPFGKTYVKTGVGDKLVTSGFYALVRHPGVPWFVLAMAGMTLGAGTYFALWAAIIWSLLDIALVYIQDRWVFGRMFPGYTQYQKTTPMLVPNRKSIAAYIKQRNFSNTIKGVAK; the protein is encoded by the coding sequence ATGTTTTATGTATTTATTGGCGCAGTCGGTTTTTCTCTGGTCCACATCTTTGATTTTGTGGCTCTGAAAAGGTTGCCACTCCTCAAACCCGTACTCTGGCTGTCAGGCTCTGCCCTGCTCCTTTATTCGGGTTTCATGGTCTGCTTCAATGGCGATTCATTAGCTCTGCCCGTCTGGCTCAGTGCCGCCGGCTGGGTGGTATTTGCCATCGGCATATATTTTTTCCTTTATTCCCTCTTTATCAACCTGCCTTTCGGTAAAACTTATGTTAAAACCGGAGTAGGAGACAAACTGGTTACCAGCGGGTTTTATGCCCTGGTGCGCCACCCCGGCGTACCCTGGTTTGTACTAGCTATGGCAGGTATGACACTGGGCGCAGGTACTTACTTCGCCCTGTGGGCAGCCATTATCTGGAGTCTCCTGGATATAGCACTGGTATACATCCAAGACCGCTGGGTATTTGGCAGGATGTTTCCGGGTTATACCCAATACCAAAAAACTACCCCCATGCTGGTACCAAACCGCAAAAGCATTGCGGCTTATATAAAACAGCGTAATTTTTCAAATACTATAAAAGGAGTAGCCAAATGA